One window of Sphingobium sp. HWE2-09 genomic DNA carries:
- a CDS encoding bifunctional 5,10-methylenetetrahydrofolate dehydrogenase/5,10-methenyltetrahydrofolate cyclohydrolase translates to MSALIDGRAMARALSDRTAADVERLKADGIDPTLAVVLVGSDPASDIYVRRKISECRRVGIGSIERRLPADCGEQALLDIIDGLNGDPAVHGILVQLPLPPGIDSARVLDRIAPGKDVDGFHPVNVGRLSTGTQGLVPCTPLGIMMLLDSVIDDYRGLNVVVIGKSNIVGKPVAMLLLEREATVTVTHIETINLPDIARAADVIVAAAGAPHLVRGYWVKPGAVVIDVGISRVVDHDGNSRIVGDCATHELDHAKAVTPVPGGVGPMTIACLLSNTVAAAQRGVC, encoded by the coding sequence GTGAGCGCCCTTATCGACGGCCGGGCGATGGCGCGCGCGCTGTCGGACCGGACGGCCGCGGATGTCGAGCGGTTGAAGGCGGACGGCATCGATCCGACGCTGGCGGTCGTGCTGGTCGGCAGCGACCCAGCCAGCGACATCTATGTCCGTCGCAAGATCAGCGAATGTCGCCGGGTCGGCATCGGGTCGATCGAACGACGGCTGCCAGCCGATTGCGGCGAGCAGGCGCTGCTCGATATCATCGATGGGTTGAATGGCGATCCGGCGGTGCACGGCATATTGGTGCAATTGCCGCTGCCGCCCGGGATCGATAGCGCGCGGGTGCTGGATCGCATCGCGCCGGGCAAGGATGTGGATGGCTTCCACCCCGTCAATGTCGGGCGGCTATCGACCGGGACACAGGGGTTGGTGCCGTGCACGCCGCTGGGCATCATGATGCTGCTCGACAGCGTGATCGACGATTATCGCGGCCTGAACGTCGTGGTGATCGGCAAGTCCAATATCGTCGGCAAGCCGGTGGCGATGCTGTTGCTGGAGCGGGAGGCGACGGTGACCGTTACACATATCGAGACGATCAACCTGCCCGATATCGCTCGCGCCGCCGATGTGATCGTGGCGGCGGCGGGGGCGCCGCATCTGGTGCGCGGCTATTGGGTGAAGCCCGGCGCGGTGGTCATCGATGTCGGCATCAGCCGGGTGGTGGATCATGACGGGAACAGCCGGATCGTGGGGGATTGCGCCACCCATGAACTGGATCATGCCAAGGCGGTGACGCCGGTGCCGGGCGGGGTCGGCCCGATGACCATCGCCTGCCTGCTGAGCAACACGGTCGCCGCCGCGCAAAGGGGAGTCTGCTGA
- a CDS encoding LysR substrate-binding domain-containing protein — protein MDLRHLRYFLCVAEEMHFGRAAQRLGMSQPPLSQQIRALELELGARLFDRTSRRVALTEAGRMFLPEARKTLAQADHAVHVARQTQSGHRGRLALGFTASAPFVPQIADALYDFRQAYPQVDLKLHERGRDDQVAMIERGDLDIGIIRGVEPPSLPRALHATWLLEEDMLLALRQDHALAQREADPSIADLAGVPFVLYATTSSADFNDHFFALCAQAGFKPDVTLEVGSFATLLGLVAAGCGATILARSLSRLHVEKLVLRPLSPQVTTRLWMIHKQDLSSTANAFQDAIMRAATNAAT, from the coding sequence ATGGACTTAAGGCACCTTCGCTACTTCCTTTGCGTTGCCGAAGAGATGCATTTCGGCCGCGCCGCGCAACGCCTCGGCATGTCGCAACCGCCGCTCAGCCAGCAGATTAGGGCGTTGGAACTGGAACTGGGCGCACGCCTGTTCGACCGCACCAGTCGCCGCGTCGCTCTGACCGAAGCAGGCCGCATGTTCCTGCCCGAAGCGCGCAAGACGCTGGCGCAGGCGGATCACGCCGTCCATGTCGCCCGCCAGACCCAAAGCGGCCATCGCGGCCGGCTGGCGCTGGGCTTCACCGCGTCGGCGCCCTTCGTTCCCCAGATCGCCGACGCGCTCTACGATTTCCGCCAGGCCTATCCGCAGGTCGATCTCAAGCTGCACGAGCGCGGTCGCGACGATCAGGTCGCGATGATAGAGCGCGGCGATCTCGACATCGGCATCATCCGCGGCGTCGAACCACCATCCTTGCCCCGCGCCCTGCACGCCACTTGGCTGCTGGAGGAAGACATGCTGCTGGCGCTGCGTCAGGATCACGCCCTGGCGCAGCGTGAGGCCGATCCGTCGATCGCCGATCTCGCAGGCGTGCCCTTCGTCCTCTACGCGACGACGAGCAGCGCCGACTTCAACGATCATTTCTTCGCCCTGTGCGCCCAGGCGGGATTCAAACCTGACGTGACGCTGGAAGTGGGTAGCTTCGCCACCTTGCTGGGGCTGGTCGCCGCCGGGTGCGGCGCGACCATCCTGGCGCGGTCCCTATCGCGCCTGCATGTCGAAAAGCTGGTCCTTCGCCCGCTATCCCCGCAGGTCACGACCCGCTTGTGGATGATCCACAAACAGGATCTGTCATCGACTGCCAACGCCTTTCAGGATGCGATCATGCGGGCGGCGACCAATGCGGCGACCTGA
- a CDS encoding efflux RND transporter periplasmic adaptor subunit, which produces MHEPSHPEHPAETGPDSRTLKRVGIGAGIVALLVVGVGVATRISATNELRDTASQAAIPSVAVISPKGGASSGSLVLPGNVQAYNSAAIYARTNGYVRRWLADIGDTVRAGQALAVLDAPEIDQQLAQAQADYQTALANQRLAGTTAKRWSVMLAKDAVSQQESDEKAGDLAAKSALSNAAMANVKRLRAMQGFTRLAAPFDGVVTSRAAQIGALVVAGNAASQPLFTVSDVHRMRIYVRVPQGYSAQLKVGMPAKLILPEYPGRSFAATLTRSAGAVDTQSGAVLVELQAANPDRALKPGAFAQVDFDVGQGGGNGLSLPGSAILYGNSGPTVAVVGRDSRVSVRPISIARDEGATVLVASGVKAGDRVIDSPPDSIQSGDRVNVQAASGGKGAGRAG; this is translated from the coding sequence ATGCATGAACCATCGCACCCCGAACATCCGGCCGAGACCGGTCCCGACAGCCGGACGCTGAAGCGCGTGGGCATTGGCGCGGGGATCGTCGCCCTGCTGGTCGTCGGGGTGGGGGTCGCTACGCGGATCAGCGCGACCAACGAGCTGCGCGATACCGCTTCGCAAGCCGCGATCCCGAGCGTGGCGGTCATATCGCCCAAGGGTGGCGCGAGCAGTGGATCGCTGGTGCTGCCGGGCAATGTGCAGGCCTATAACAGCGCGGCCATCTATGCGCGGACCAATGGCTATGTACGCCGCTGGCTGGCGGATATCGGCGACACCGTGCGGGCGGGCCAGGCGCTGGCGGTGCTGGATGCGCCCGAAATCGACCAGCAGCTGGCGCAGGCGCAGGCCGATTACCAGACCGCGCTCGCCAATCAGCGGCTGGCGGGGACGACGGCGAAGCGGTGGAGCGTGATGCTGGCGAAGGACGCGGTGTCGCAGCAGGAATCGGACGAGAAGGCGGGCGACCTGGCCGCCAAGTCCGCGCTGTCCAACGCGGCGATGGCGAATGTGAAACGGCTGCGCGCGATGCAGGGCTTTACCCGGCTGGCGGCGCCGTTCGACGGGGTGGTGACGAGCCGGGCGGCGCAGATCGGCGCGCTGGTGGTGGCGGGCAATGCCGCGTCGCAGCCTTTGTTCACCGTGTCCGACGTGCACCGGATGCGCATTTATGTGCGCGTGCCGCAGGGCTATTCGGCGCAGTTGAAGGTAGGCATGCCCGCCAAGCTGATCCTGCCGGAATATCCCGGGCGCAGCTTTGCCGCGACGCTGACGCGCAGTGCGGGGGCCGTGGATACGCAATCGGGCGCGGTGCTGGTCGAATTGCAGGCGGCCAATCCGGATCGGGCGTTGAAGCCGGGCGCCTTTGCGCAGGTCGATTTCGATGTCGGACAAGGGGGCGGCAATGGCCTCAGCCTGCCGGGCAGCGCCATCCTTTACGGCAATAGCGGTCCTACCGTCGCCGTGGTCGGTCGCGACAGCCGCGTGAGCGTGCGGCCGATCAGCATCGCCCGCGATGAAGGCGCGACGGTGCTGGTGGCGAGCGGGGTTAAGGCGGGCGATCGGGTGATCGATTCGCCGCCCGATTCTATCCAGTCGGGCGACCGGGTGAATGTGCAGGCGGCATCGGGTGGCAAGGGCGCGGGTCGTGCGGGCTAG
- a CDS encoding efflux transporter outer membrane subunit, which produces MAGSLGLGLLGACSMAPAYQPPQIAAPQAYKEMAGWTQATPMDMAPRGPWWERFGDPVLNELEVRAEAASPTLAAALARYDQARAVARVEASDLVPTVGVGADAARQRLSGNRFQGNGTAPTYNDYSIGATLDYELDLWGRIRNSVKATRADAEASQADLAAARLSLQAAVADAYARLRGLDAQADLLHRSVEAFDRAYRLTDTRHEGGIASGIDVNRARTTLSNAKARISAVANDRAATEHELAALVGAVASDFSIAPQVQTLTAPDVPTGAPSTLLQRRPDIAAAERRMFANNARIGVARAAFFPSLTLGLSGGWQTTHGELLTTPNSVWGLGPLAAALTLFDGGRRRAQVQLSRAEYDEQAALYRDTVLGAFRQVEDGIAALRHLSVQLVDQRDAAHAAQRTSDLAFTRYRDGASDYLEVVTAQTDALDAQNALLSAEIARMRASIALVKALGGSAGEA; this is translated from the coding sequence ATGGCTGGGTCTTTGGGGCTTGGCCTGCTGGGCGCCTGTTCGATGGCGCCAGCCTATCAGCCACCGCAGATTGCCGCGCCCCAGGCCTATAAGGAAATGGCGGGCTGGACGCAGGCGACGCCGATGGACATGGCGCCGCGTGGACCGTGGTGGGAGCGGTTCGGCGATCCGGTGCTGAACGAACTGGAAGTGCGGGCCGAGGCGGCCAGCCCGACGCTCGCGGCGGCGCTGGCGCGCTATGACCAAGCGCGGGCGGTGGCGCGGGTCGAGGCGTCCGACCTGGTGCCGACCGTGGGCGTGGGTGCTGACGCGGCACGCCAGCGTCTGTCGGGCAATCGCTTTCAGGGCAACGGCACCGCGCCGACCTATAATGATTATTCGATCGGCGCGACGCTGGACTATGAATTGGACCTGTGGGGGCGCATCCGCAACAGCGTGAAGGCGACGCGGGCGGACGCGGAGGCGAGCCAGGCCGACCTGGCGGCCGCGCGCCTCAGCCTCCAGGCGGCAGTCGCCGACGCCTATGCGCGGCTGCGCGGGCTGGATGCGCAGGCGGACCTGCTGCACCGGTCGGTGGAGGCGTTCGACCGCGCCTATCGGTTGACCGACACGCGGCATGAGGGCGGGATCGCATCGGGCATCGACGTCAATCGGGCACGCACGACGCTGAGCAATGCAAAGGCGCGTATTTCGGCAGTGGCGAACGATCGCGCCGCGACCGAGCATGAACTGGCGGCGCTGGTGGGGGCGGTGGCATCCGATTTTTCGATTGCGCCGCAAGTGCAGACGCTGACTGCGCCGGACGTGCCGACAGGCGCGCCGTCGACATTGCTGCAACGGCGGCCCGATATCGCGGCGGCGGAGCGGCGGATGTTCGCCAACAATGCGCGTATCGGCGTGGCGCGGGCGGCGTTTTTTCCGTCGCTGACGCTGGGGCTGAGCGGTGGATGGCAGACGACGCATGGCGAATTGCTGACGACGCCCAACAGCGTGTGGGGGCTGGGACCGCTGGCCGCGGCGCTGACGCTGTTCGATGGCGGGCGGCGACGGGCGCAGGTGCAATTGTCGCGGGCCGAATATGACGAGCAGGCCGCGCTCTACCGCGACACCGTGCTGGGCGCGTTCCGGCAGGTGGAGGATGGCATCGCGGCGTTGCGGCACCTGTCGGTGCAGCTGGTCGATCAGCGCGATGCGGCGCACGCGGCGCAGCGGACCAGCGATCTGGCCTTCACCCGCTATCGCGACGGGGCGTCCGACTATCTGGAGGTCGTCACGGCCCAGACCGACGCGCTCGATGCGCAAAATGCGCTGCTGAGCGCGGAGATCGCGCGGATGCGTGCAAGCATTGCGCTGGTCAAGGCGTTGGGCGGATCGGCGGGCGAGGCGTGA
- a CDS encoding dihydroneopterin aldolase: protein MPSSIATKVRVKELPLLADIGINPDEIGRRQPLVITVQLLLDSGAVEGIGETIDYRRIVRAAETLSEVHIPLIETFAHRLGAECLSWPGVVEACVNVDKPFALTRGLAGVEVIVRSD, encoded by the coding sequence ATGCCGTCGTCTATCGCCACCAAGGTGCGGGTAAAGGAGCTGCCGCTGCTGGCGGACATCGGCATCAACCCGGACGAGATCGGCCGCCGCCAGCCGCTGGTCATCACGGTGCAGTTGCTGCTCGATAGCGGCGCGGTCGAGGGGATTGGCGAGACGATCGATTATCGGCGGATCGTGCGGGCGGCCGAAACGCTGTCCGAAGTGCATATCCCGCTGATCGAGACGTTCGCGCATCGGCTGGGCGCGGAGTGCCTGAGTTGGCCGGGGGTGGTCGAGGCTTGCGTCAATGTCGATAAGCCCTTCGCGTTGACGCGGGGACTGGCGGGGGTCGAGGTTATCGTCCGGTCGGATTGA
- a CDS encoding efflux RND transporter permease subunit → MIGIVKVALHRPLTFIVMAILIAIVGLLAAIRTPVDIFPNIRIPVIAVAWQYSGLPPEDMSNRIIGPYERVLTTTVNDIEHIESQSMQGIGIVKIYFQPGADIRTATAQVTSVSQTVLRQMPPGITPPLILNYSASTVPILQLALSGKGLSEQQLFDLGQNQIRPPLITIPGLAMPFPSGGKQRQIQIDLNPVALQSKGLTAQDVGNAIAAQNQINPAGFVKIGATQYSVRLNNAPGTIEALNNLPVKVVNGATIYMRDIAYVRDGNGPQTNVVHVEGRRSVLLTALKNGATSTLAIVDGVKEALPKVSETLPESLKILVIGDQSVFVKAAVEGVIHEGALAAALTSLMILLFLGSWRSTVIIALSIPLAILAAVAALALFGQTLNVMTLGGLALAVGILVDDATVTIENINWHLEQGKGVVESILDGAAQIVTPAFVSLLCICIVFVPMFFLPGVAGFLFVPMALAVVFAMIASFILSRTLVPTMAMYLLKPHVEHGDGHLAGSEQSRNVLVRFQRGFEKKFETIRHGYVGLLRRALNARKPFLLGFMGVVILSFALLPMLGSNFFPAVDSGQIAMHIRVPVGSRIEDTAARFERIAQAVEGLVPAAELGAITDNIGLPVSSINTVYNNSGTIGPQDGDMLVSLKKGHRPTDDIVATLRRELPRRFPGTNFAFLPADITSQILNFGAPAPIDIQIAGKDAAGNRAYAQKLLAKVATIPGLADARIQQPGRSPQLNVDVDRSRAGQYGLTERDVTTSIASSLAGTAQTAPVFFVDPKSGVSYPVVAQAPEYLVGSISDLANLPVSAASSSNGAVQQLGGLATIERSSTVPVVSHYNIAPVLDIYATVQGRDLGAVAGDINAAIKSLEAEAPKGATVTMRGQYATMNTAFSGLGFGLAGAIVLIYLLIVVNFQSWVDPFVIITALPAALAGIVWMLFITGTTLSVPALTGAIMCMGVATANSILVVSFAREKLAELGDATKAAMEAGLVRFRPVLMTALAMIIGMGPMALGLGEGGEQNAPLGRAVIGGLICATVATLFFVPVIFAFVHRRTKAIDPQMEYQPSHA, encoded by the coding sequence TTGATCGGTATCGTCAAGGTTGCGCTGCATCGGCCGCTGACCTTCATCGTCATGGCGATATTGATCGCGATCGTCGGCTTGTTGGCGGCGATCCGTACGCCTGTCGACATCTTTCCCAATATTCGCATTCCGGTGATCGCGGTGGCGTGGCAATATTCCGGCCTGCCGCCCGAAGATATGAGCAACCGGATCATCGGCCCCTATGAGCGAGTGCTGACCACGACGGTTAACGATATCGAGCATATCGAGAGCCAGTCGATGCAAGGCATCGGCATCGTCAAAATCTATTTCCAGCCGGGCGCAGACATCCGCACGGCGACGGCGCAGGTGACGTCGGTATCGCAGACGGTGCTGCGCCAGATGCCACCGGGGATCACGCCGCCGCTGATCCTGAATTATAGCGCGTCGACCGTGCCGATCCTGCAACTGGCGTTGTCGGGCAAGGGATTGTCGGAACAGCAATTGTTCGACCTGGGCCAGAACCAGATCCGTCCGCCGCTGATCACTATTCCCGGCCTTGCCATGCCCTTCCCTTCGGGCGGCAAGCAGCGGCAGATCCAGATCGACCTTAATCCCGTGGCGTTGCAGTCCAAGGGGCTGACCGCACAGGATGTCGGCAATGCGATCGCCGCGCAGAACCAGATCAATCCGGCGGGCTTCGTCAAGATCGGCGCGACCCAATATAGCGTGCGGCTGAACAATGCGCCCGGCACGATCGAAGCGCTCAACAACCTGCCGGTCAAGGTGGTCAATGGCGCGACCATCTATATGCGCGACATCGCCTATGTCCGTGACGGCAATGGCCCGCAGACCAATGTCGTGCATGTCGAGGGGCGTCGGTCGGTGCTGCTGACCGCGCTGAAAAACGGGGCGACATCGACTTTGGCGATCGTGGATGGCGTGAAGGAAGCGCTGCCCAAGGTCAGCGAAACGCTGCCCGAGAGCCTGAAGATATTGGTGATCGGCGACCAGTCCGTATTCGTGAAGGCGGCGGTCGAGGGCGTGATTCATGAAGGCGCGCTGGCCGCGGCGCTGACGTCGCTGATGATCCTGCTGTTTTTGGGATCGTGGCGATCGACCGTGATCATCGCGCTGTCGATCCCGCTGGCGATTCTGGCGGCGGTCGCGGCGCTGGCACTGTTCGGCCAGACGCTGAATGTCATGACGCTGGGCGGGCTGGCGCTGGCGGTCGGCATATTGGTGGACGACGCCACGGTGACGATCGAGAATATCAACTGGCATCTGGAACAGGGCAAGGGCGTCGTGGAGTCCATTTTGGACGGCGCGGCGCAGATCGTGACCCCGGCCTTCGTATCCCTGCTGTGCATCTGTATCGTGTTCGTGCCGATGTTCTTCCTGCCGGGGGTCGCAGGTTTCCTGTTTGTGCCGATGGCGCTGGCGGTGGTGTTCGCGATGATCGCGTCCTTCATCCTGTCGCGCACCTTGGTGCCGACGATGGCGATGTATCTCTTGAAGCCCCATGTTGAGCATGGCGACGGGCATTTGGCCGGGAGCGAACAGTCGCGCAATGTGCTTGTGCGGTTTCAACGCGGGTTCGAGAAGAAGTTCGAAACGATCCGCCATGGCTATGTCGGGTTGCTGCGTCGGGCGCTCAATGCGCGCAAGCCGTTCCTGCTGGGCTTCATGGGCGTGGTGATCCTGTCCTTTGCGTTGCTGCCGATGCTGGGCAGCAATTTCTTTCCGGCGGTCGATAGCGGGCAGATCGCCATGCATATCCGCGTGCCGGTGGGCAGCCGGATCGAGGATACGGCCGCGCGGTTCGAGCGGATCGCCCAGGCGGTCGAGGGACTTGTGCCCGCGGCCGAATTGGGCGCGATCACCGACAATATCGGCCTGCCGGTCAGTTCGATCAACACCGTCTATAATAATAGCGGGACGATCGGCCCGCAGGATGGCGACATGCTGGTGTCGTTGAAAAAGGGCCATCGCCCGACCGACGATATCGTGGCGACGCTGCGGCGGGAATTGCCGCGCCGCTTCCCCGGCACCAACTTCGCCTTCCTGCCAGCCGACATTACCAGCCAGATCCTGAATTTCGGCGCCCCTGCCCCGATCGACATCCAGATTGCGGGCAAGGATGCGGCGGGCAACCGCGCCTATGCGCAGAAGCTGCTGGCGAAGGTCGCGACTATCCCGGGCCTGGCCGATGCGCGTATCCAGCAGCCGGGGCGCTCGCCGCAACTCAATGTCGATGTGGATCGATCGCGCGCGGGGCAATATGGGCTGACCGAGCGGGACGTGACCACCAGCATCGCCAGTTCGCTGGCAGGGACGGCGCAGACCGCACCGGTCTTCTTCGTCGATCCCAAGAGCGGGGTGTCCTATCCGGTGGTGGCGCAAGCGCCCGAATATTTGGTAGGGTCGATCAGCGATCTGGCCAACCTGCCCGTATCCGCCGCAAGCAGCAGCAATGGCGCGGTCCAGCAACTGGGCGGCCTTGCCACGATCGAACGGTCGAGCACGGTGCCGGTGGTGTCGCATTATAATATCGCGCCGGTGCTGGACATCTATGCCACCGTGCAGGGGCGTGACCTGGGTGCGGTGGCGGGCGACATCAACGCCGCGATCAAATCGCTGGAAGCGGAGGCGCCCAAAGGCGCGACCGTCACGATGCGCGGCCAATATGCGACGATGAACACCGCCTTTTCGGGGCTTGGCTTTGGTCTGGCGGGGGCGATCGTGCTGATCTACCTGCTGATCGTGGTCAACTTCCAGAGCTGGGTCGATCCCTTCGTCATCATCACCGCCCTGCCCGCCGCGCTCGCCGGCATCGTGTGGATGCTGTTCATTACCGGCACCACCCTGTCCGTCCCGGCGCTGACGGGTGCGATCATGTGCATGGGGGTCGCCACCGCGAACTCCATCCTGGTCGTCAGTTTCGCGCGGGAGAAGCTGGCCGAACTGGGCGATGCGACCAAGGCGGCGATGGAGGCGGGCCTGGTGCGGTTCCGCCCGGTGCTGATGACCGCGCTCGCCATGATCATCGGCATGGGTCCGATGGCGCTGGGCCTGGGCGAAGGGGGCGAGCAGAATGCGCCGCTGGGCCGAGCCGTGATCGGCGGGTTGATCTGCGCCACTGTCGCCACGCTCTTTTTCGTGCCCGTGATCTTCGCCTTCGTCCATCGTCGTACCAAGGCCATCGATCCCCAAATGGAATATCAGCCCAGCCATGCATGA
- a CDS encoding MucR family transcriptional regulator: MADIEQPDYISLTVQLLSAYVANNIVASEDLAGLIQSTRAALIAETVPAPDETVEHVPAVSVRKSIASRDHILSLIDGRPYKTLKRHLATHGLTPAEYRQRYGLPESYPIVAQAYSEQRRAVAQKLGLGQRGTQARAAAAAGAAPSVEQSPTQANAAKPKAGRRKTAAPASVADSKAKTSDETVATSGPAAKRGRKAKVAADMSAAEPAKAKSPAKSPRRKLGIKASKADTEA, encoded by the coding sequence ATGGCCGACATCGAGCAGCCCGATTACATCAGCCTGACGGTTCAGTTGCTGAGCGCTTATGTCGCTAATAATATAGTCGCGAGCGAAGACCTGGCAGGGTTGATCCAGTCGACGCGCGCTGCGCTGATTGCGGAGACTGTTCCCGCTCCCGACGAGACGGTCGAGCATGTGCCGGCGGTGAGCGTGCGCAAGAGCATCGCGTCGCGCGATCATATATTGAGCCTGATCGACGGGCGGCCGTACAAGACGCTCAAGCGGCATCTGGCGACCCATGGCCTGACGCCTGCGGAATATCGCCAACGGTACGGATTGCCCGAATCCTACCCCATAGTGGCGCAGGCCTATTCCGAGCAGCGTCGTGCCGTGGCGCAGAAGCTGGGGCTGGGCCAGCGTGGCACGCAGGCGCGGGCGGCAGCGGCGGCGGGGGCCGCGCCATCGGTCGAACAAAGCCCGACGCAAGCCAACGCGGCCAAGCCGAAGGCCGGTCGCCGAAAGACGGCAGCACCCGCCAGCGTAGCGGATAGCAAGGCCAAGACGTCGGACGAGACTGTGGCGACCAGCGGGCCTGCGGCCAAGCGCGGGCGTAAGGCTAAGGTTGCAGCGGATATGTCGGCGGCGGAACCGGCCAAGGCGAAAAGCCCGGCCAAGTCGCCGCGCAGGAAGTTGGGCATCAAGGCGAGCAAGGCCGACACGGAGGCGTGA
- a CDS encoding bifunctional sugar phosphate isomerase/epimerase/4-hydroxyphenylpyruvate dioxygenase family protein, giving the protein MGELAASRDIIVGYEALAWGRHVFDHRDAWAIVEAVDHPNVGIILDSFHSLSRGIPSDSIRAIPADKIAFVQLADAPKLDMDLLYWSRHFRNFPGQGGLPVEAYVAEILATGYTGPLSLEIFNDRFRGWSADLIAADGLRSLRHVEDAALRLLDRPTAAPPPPPHVHPEFVEFAVGDADVPALEAMFGSLGFVRTGIHPTKAVSRWQAGAVNLVINAEPHGFGHDFHQTHGPSICAVGLVVPDRDAVAARAAHLGIRAVDDHDAPGNLAFPALRGIGGSLVYLVGANEVGAMWDAEFTPTGGVHDDAPLAIDHLAAVVRIEEYLSWQLYWRALFGLQQSFQADVIDPSGLVLSQPLQSSDGALRITLNASEALGTLSSRFVEHNLGGGYQHIALATPDLLATADRMVAKAADILPIPANYYDDIAARFGLDDTRRDALAQADILYDADGVGDYLQLYSRAFRKRFFFEFVERHEYQGYGAPNASIRLASQERYKYAATVMD; this is encoded by the coding sequence CTGGGCGAACTCGCCGCCAGCCGCGACATTATCGTCGGCTATGAAGCACTCGCCTGGGGCCGCCATGTCTTCGACCATCGGGACGCCTGGGCGATCGTGGAGGCGGTCGATCATCCCAATGTCGGCATCATCCTCGACAGTTTTCATTCCCTCTCCCGCGGCATTCCCAGCGACAGCATCCGCGCTATCCCCGCCGACAAGATCGCCTTCGTCCAATTGGCCGACGCGCCGAAACTGGATATGGACCTGCTCTACTGGAGCCGCCATTTCCGCAACTTTCCAGGGCAAGGCGGCCTCCCGGTCGAAGCCTATGTCGCGGAGATATTGGCGACCGGCTATACCGGCCCGCTCAGCCTCGAAATCTTCAACGACCGCTTTCGCGGCTGGTCCGCTGATCTGATTGCCGCCGATGGCCTGCGATCGCTGCGCCACGTCGAGGATGCAGCGCTGCGTCTGCTTGATCGGCCGACCGCCGCGCCACCACCGCCGCCCCATGTCCACCCCGAATTTGTCGAATTTGCCGTCGGCGACGCGGATGTCCCTGCGCTTGAAGCGATGTTCGGATCGCTCGGCTTCGTACGGACCGGCATCCATCCGACGAAGGCGGTCAGCCGCTGGCAGGCAGGCGCTGTCAATCTCGTCATCAACGCCGAACCGCACGGTTTCGGCCACGACTTCCACCAGACCCACGGACCATCCATCTGCGCCGTCGGCCTTGTCGTGCCGGATCGTGACGCCGTCGCCGCCCGCGCCGCGCATCTGGGTATCCGCGCGGTCGATGATCATGACGCGCCGGGCAATTTGGCGTTCCCCGCCCTGCGCGGCATCGGCGGCAGCCTTGTCTATCTCGTCGGCGCGAACGAGGTCGGCGCGATGTGGGACGCCGAATTTACCCCAACAGGCGGGGTCCATGACGATGCGCCGCTCGCCATCGATCATCTGGCCGCCGTGGTGCGGATCGAGGAATATCTGTCCTGGCAACTCTATTGGCGCGCACTCTTCGGCCTTCAGCAAAGTTTCCAGGCCGACGTCATCGATCCTTCGGGCCTGGTCTTGAGTCAGCCGCTACAGTCGTCCGATGGCGCCTTGCGTATTACTCTCAATGCATCCGAAGCGCTCGGCACGCTCTCGTCGCGCTTCGTCGAACATAATCTGGGCGGCGGCTATCAGCATATCGCCCTGGCGACGCCGGACCTGTTGGCAACGGCCGATCGCATGGTCGCGAAGGCCGCCGACATCCTGCCGATCCCGGCCAACTATTATGACGATATCGCGGCGCGCTTTGGCCTGGACGATACCCGCCGCGATGCTTTGGCGCAGGCGGACATTCTCTATGATGCTGACGGCGTTGGCGATTATCTCCAACTCTACAGCCGCGCCTTCCGCAAGCGCTTCTTCTTCGAATTTGTCGAGCGCCACGAGTATCAGGGCTATGGTGCCCCCAATGCCAGCATCCGGCTCGCATCGCAGGAACGCTATAAATATGCGGCGACGGTGATGGATTGA